In Beijerinckia indica subsp. indica ATCC 9039, the genomic window AAAGGCGAGATCGGGGCGCCGTGCGGCGACTCGCACTCTCCAGCCATCACGGGCCAGGGCGCGCACCACATGCCGCCCGATAAAGCCGGAACCGCCGAAAACCGTGACCAATCGGCCCGTCTTGACCAATGCGTTCGTCATCCCCGTGCCTCCGGAAGAATTTTACCGCGTGCTGTTCTACAATATTGGATTTGAAAGCGGGAGCCCTGTTGAAAGATCTCCGCTCCTCTTGAAAAAGCAATCGTGATCGCCCCATGATGCCTTTTCGGATCGACCGTCCTCTAAGCCGAGGCTGGACCTTTTGTATAGTGTCCTTAAGGGAGGAGGAGACGAGGGGCGAGAAGAAACGCTTCTTTTCGCGTTTCCGCTCCGGCTTCCACATTGACAAGTGAGGCCTGCTCCCCGTATCAGACATCACGGCCTTGATGGGCTGGCCCTGGTGGCGGAATTGGTAGACGCGCTGGTTTCAGGTACCAGTGGGTAACACCGTGGAGGTTCGAGTCCTCTCCAGGGCACCAAATTGACGTTTCAGATTCTCCAGAAACGTCTTTAACCCAACCGAAAATCAAACAATTCATCGGATTGAGCGTTCCCTATCGGCGAGGGACGTTTTGTTGCGTCCGGGGAAATTGGGTTGCGGTACCCGAAGAGCGCCCAGTTTGAACTGTCTCCTCCGGCCCCCGTGCATAGTTCGACGCCTGCAATCGTGATGTAGGTGTTCTGAACGCTCTTCAATCCGCGCCGCTTCCGCGCTTTGCACATTAGGCGTTGCGGTTTGCTAGGCGGCCGCAAAAATTTGCCAATCTGGGATATCGGGCGCCGTTCGCGGAGCGCGCAATGATTTCATAGGTCCCCTGTCAGGAAAGACGTGCAAGTCCATGGCGGCCAAGCTGCCGGGACCATCAAACGACGTGTCTCTGGCGGCAGCGATTCGAGCTGGATGGCTCTGCTCGAATATGGATTTCGAAACGGCTGTTTACCGGGCCTTGGTCCAAGTCAAGGCCACACGACATACTGATCCACCGCAAGATTAGTCCCAACAGTGTAGTGCAAAACGCGGAAGCGGCGCCTATTTGCGGGCCATGAGCCCAGCAGGTTGACAGCATCAAAGGCCGCCTTTGGGCCGGGAAGGGAAAAAGCTCGTACAAAGGCACAGGATGGGTGCGTAGCTCAGCGGGAGAGCACTCCCTTCACACGGGAGGGGTCATAGGTTCAATCCCTGTGGCGCCCACGTTGATTCTCCTACAGCTATCATCGCGATGCAATGTCACTTGTCCCTATGTGCTATCAGATTAACACATGAGAACTTTCGCGTGGTCTGCGTGGCGACAAAGCTGTGGGTCATCTAAACAATCGTATGAGAGTATCCAGATCGTTCCACACAAAAGCAGCTTCCTCGACCATTGTCTGGCCAAGAGTTATCTGTCTTGTCGATATCTTGTGTCCATGAAGCCGTTGATAAAAGCGGTGATAAGGATTGATGACAAGCGCCCAGACCATCATCGCAGATAGACCTGATCATAGAAATTGGTCTGCTGAAGGGCAAAAGAGCTTTTGCCCTATGCCTTGACCTTACAGTGACGGCCATCCCCAGTTTGTCTCTATCGTTGGATAGGTCTCTTTCAACAGACCGTGGGTGCAGGGCATCCTGATGAGAAGAGAGCGCTAGAGGCTCCAAGCGCGGCTGTGATGCGCATTATCAGACGTTCTGTACCGCCGCCTTATAGCGTTGGAAAGGGCCGGTCGTTAACTGTATCGCACGGGTTAGGGACAGTGACTCTCGTTTGAGATCTCTGCCCCTATGGTCATTGATTTTTTAATTCCCCGAGACTGCGTTAGCGCTTGAACCCCTAAAACGCCAAGCTTTCCCGGGTGGGCTGGTTGAACAATTGCCCGTTAACCTGCTTGGCCTCGAAAACGATGATTGAATGTCGACTCCTCGTGTTCGATTTTATCCCATTCGGCTGTAAACCCCTCCAAAGATTGATAGAACGGGTTGTCGCAATTAGGAAAGAATTGGCGCCGGGTCAGATCGACGATCCGCTTCCCCTCGATCTGAACGAGGAAATGCACCCATTGGTGCTGAGCCCCAAGGACATGCCAACGTTCATCCGCATCAGGGGCTTCGGTCCGTAAGCCCTGGCAGCGTAGGACCTGCCCGACAGATCCTTGCGATCGGAGGGCATCGGCGAGCCGATGGGAAATCCCACGGCAACGATTGTAGTAATTGTCGAGATTGTCGGCGCTTTCTTGAATAAGCATTTCGTCTTGAATAACGCTTGCCATGGGCACGCCTTATCGTGAGAGAGAAGGGCTGCCGAGACAGGACAAGACTAGGAAAAGCTGAGTGAGCCACTCCACCGATGACGGGCAGATCGCGCAACGGTTCTTGCTATAGAAATAGGGAGCGCATGGAGTCCACTCCCTCTCCTTCGAACGCACGGCGTTTTTCTTGAGCACAGTCCATCCTCAGTTGATCCGGACGGCCGTTTCCGAAGGGATAGGAAAGTCGAAGCGAAAAGCAGGCCACTTACGCGGGCCGATGCCAAACTTTTAAAGGCTGGCCCTGTGAATTCCTATGTCTCTGATTTTTCTGTGAAGATCAGATGAACAGGCAGCTTTATGTTTGCTGAATGTCAGCCCCAAATTATTGAATAGGCCCGAGGCTCAGTGTTTGGTCAGGCTTTTGTGGGAGTCATTCGTTGAGCGATGGCAAACGTTCCCAATCGCTCAAACATTCGACCGGCGCGTTAGAGTTCGAGACATGCCGCCAGGGCATTGAAATCTTCGGCGATCACATCCCAGTCTTGTTCAGGGGTCAGATCCGTGGTTTGACCTGGACCATGTTCTTTCACGCGGGCCACGAAAGCTGTTTGTAAACCGCAAGCCCTTGCCGCCGCGAGGTCATTATTATGCGCGGCAACCATGCAGACTTCCTGCGGTTTCAGCATAAGAATTTCCGCCGTGCGCAAATAGGCTTGCGGTTGTGGCTTATAGGCCTGTGCCACCTCGGCGCCGAGAATAGCGTCCCAAGGCAGGCCGGCGCGTTTGGCCATATCCACCATCAATCGGACATTGCCATTGGACAAGGGCGCGATGATCAGTCCTTTCTTCAACCGGGAAAGCCCGCTGATGCTGTCGGGCCAGGGATCCAGACGATGCCATGCCAGATTGAGGTCATCCAGCTCAGAAACCGGAAGAGCGGCGGGATCGAAGCCAAAATGCGGCAAAACAGCCTCCAGATTTTCCCGATGGAGCCTATCGAGCGGGGTGAAAGGTCGCGTGCCGTCTCGCACTTTGGCCATGGCAGGGACATAGAGCGCACGCCAAGCATCAGCGAAGGCAAGGGGATCGATATCCTGGCGTCCATGCCGGCTTAAAAAAGCGCCAGCCTCGCGGGCAACGCCGGAGCGCCAATCCACGACGGTGC contains:
- a CDS encoding haloacid dehalogenase type II yields the protein MSLKTIKAMLFDVFGTVVDWRSGVAREAGAFLSRHGRQDIDPLAFADAWRALYVPAMAKVRDGTRPFTPLDRLHRENLEAVLPHFGFDPAALPVSELDDLNLAWHRLDPWPDSISGLSRLKKGLIIAPLSNGNVRLMVDMAKRAGLPWDAILGAEVAQAYKPQPQAYLRTAEILMLKPQEVCMVAAHNNDLAAARACGLQTAFVARVKEHGPGQTTDLTPEQDWDVIAEDFNALAACLEL